The following proteins come from a genomic window of Sorghum bicolor cultivar BTx623 chromosome 3, Sorghum_bicolor_NCBIv3, whole genome shotgun sequence:
- the LOC8056552 gene encoding uncharacterized protein C167.05, whose product MAGRNIGVAVDFSSCSKAALRWASTNLARNGDKLILIHVNNSYQNEQGAVHLWEQSGSPLIPLAEFSDVTRTYGVSPDKETIEILTQVANQRGIEVFAKIFYGDPAKKLYEAVDLVSLSCMVIGSRGLSTLKRALMGSVSTYIVNYAACPVTVVKEHILANRLAQKFRVQFDRMIC is encoded by the exons ATGGCTGGGAGGAACATTGGAGTCGCAGTGGACTTCTCGTCATGCAGCAAAGCAGCTCTGCGATGGGCATCAACAAACCTTGCCAGGAACGGTGATAAGCTCATACTAATCCATGTGAACAATTCCTATCAGAATGAGCAGGGCGCTGTTCATCTCTGGGAGCAGAGTGGTTCCC CACTCATCCCTCTGGCCGAGTTCTCAGATGTCACCAGGACATATGGTGTATCACCGGACAAGGAGACAATTGAGATCCTCACTCAAGTGGCAAATCAAAGAGGG ATTGAAGTCTTTGCAAAGATATTCTACGGTGACCCGGCAAAGAAGCTCTATGAAGCAGTTGACCTGGTTTCCCTTAGCTGCATGGTTATCGGGAGCAGAGGACTAAGCACGCTCAAGAG GGCTCTGATGGGGAGCGTGAGCACCTATATTGTGAACTACGCGGCATGCCCTGTGACGGTTGTGAAGGAGCACAT ACTAGCGAACAGGCTAGCACAGAAGTTCAGAGTGCAGTTTGACAGAATGATCTGCTGA
- the LOC8056551 gene encoding pentatricopeptide repeat-containing protein At1g66345, mitochondrial: MAVNAVARRGGGLHGRTPASALFTAATHATPQHISHYLAHQPRATWEALSAAFPAGAVSHGHVDAVLLSLARHPHASPEPVAKNALTFFHWSAAAASSSSHSLRSYCLLVHLLSRAALFRNASVLLESAISRHSSSSAPASCFIDTFFAAYEDSGTAATTRGLHLLVHAYARLRLPAEALEACRYLARRGVLPSLSAFNAALHAAQRAGSFGVAWEVFELMTLKRLYANKSTVELVIGVLSREGKLARTAALVERIHGKKCAPGIVAHVALTLRMIEEERVEQVILLLKRMLQRNILLDDIAHSLMVHAYCRIGDLMSALEQCDDMVRRGRRLNAFVYTCLIRVHCCEGCMDKAAQLHQEMLSMGAKPYDATYNHLIAGCFRQGMIKEGLAYFDNMHEEGFVLDIGSCNEMLEGLCNAGEVHRANNVLTAMMDKGLLPDQDTYLSLINGYGKVGNNQGIVNLYHEMEHRGLDPGVEVFTTLIKGLCQCGNLKEAEKFFIMMKKKTVAPTSDLYDMLISGYCEKRNAKRALWLYDMMVAENERLVPSAETFMMLVRRVIKVKNVCSPDS; the protein is encoded by the coding sequence ATGGCCGTGAACGCCGtcgcgcggcgcggcggcggtctgCACGGTCGCACGCCCGCTTCAGCGCTGTTCACGGCCGCCACACATGCGACGCCTCAACACATCTCCCACTACCTGGCGCACCAGCCGCGGGCGACATGGGAGGCGCTCTCCGCCGCCTTCCCTGCCGGCGCGGTGTCCCACGGCCACGTCGATGCCGTTCTCCTCTCCCTCGCCAGGCACCCCCACGCCTCCCCCGAGCCCGTCGCCAAGAATGCCCTCACCTTCTTCCACTGGTCCGCCGCCGCAGCCTCCTCTTCCTCGCACTCGCTCCGGTCCTACTGCCTCCTCGTCCACCTCCTCTCCCGCGCCGCGCTCTTCCGCAACGCCTCCGTCCTCCTCGAGTCAGCCATCTCCAGGCACTCGTCGTCTTCGGCCCCCGCCTCGTGCTTCATCGACACCTTCTTCGCCGCCTACGAGGACAGCGGCACGGCCGCCACGACCCGCGGCTTACACCTCCTGGTTCATGCCTACGCGCGGCTGCGCCTCCCGGCGGAGGCCCTCGAGGCCTGTCGCTACCTCGCGCGGCGCGGCGTGCTGCCCTCACTCTCCGCCTTCAACGCCGCGCTGCACGCGGCGCAGCGCGCTGGGTCGTTCGGTGTCGCATGGGAAGTGTTCGAGCTTATGACGCTGAAGCGACTGTATGCCAACAAGAGCACCGTCGAGCTTGTCATTGGCGTCCTGAGCCGGGAAGGCAAGCTCGCCAGGACCGCGGCGCTCGTGGAGAGGATCCATGGTAAGAAGTGTGCGCCTGGCATTGTGGCGCACGTCGCACTCACGTTGAGGATGATCGAGGAAGAGAGGGTGGAGCAGGTGATATTGCTGCTGAAGAGGATGCTGCAGAGGAACATTCTCCTCGACGACATTGCTCACTCACTGATGGTGCATGCCTACTGCCGCATTGGTGATCTCATGTCAGCACTCGAGCAATGCGATGACATGGTTCGTCGTGGTCGTCGTCTGAATGCATTCGTGTACACTTGCCTCATCAGAGTGCATTGCTGCGAAGGGTGTATGGACAAGGCTGCTCAGTTGCACCAAGAAATGTTATCCATGGGAGCAAAACCGTATGATGCTACGTACAATCATCTCATTGCTGGTTGTTTCAGACAAGGGATGATAAAGGAAGGCCTGGCCTATTTTGACAACATGCATGAGGAAGGTTTTGTGCTGGACATTGGCAGCTGCAATGAGATGTTAGAGGGACTCTGCAATGCAGGAGAGGTTCACAGGGCAAACAATGTGCTGACGGCAATGATGGACAAAGGACTTCTTCCTGATCAGGATACATACTTGAGCCTTATTAATGGATATGGCAAGGTTGGCAATAACCAAGGTATTGTCAACCTCTACCATGAGATGGAGCACAGAGGGCTTGATCCTGGTGTTGAGGTTTTTACGACCTTGATCAAGGGCCTTTGCCAGTGTGGAAATTTGAAGGAagctgaaaagttttttatcaTGATGAAGAAGAAAACAGTGGCCCCGACTAGCGACTTGTATGATATGCTTATCAGCGGTTACTGTGAGAAGCGCAATGCTAAGAGGGCACTTTGGTTGTATGATATGATGGTGGCAGAGAATGAGAGGCTTGTCCCCTCTGCTGAAACTTTTATGATGCTGGTCAGGAGAGTCATCAAAGTAAAGAATGTGTGTTCCCCTGATAGCTGA